Proteins from a single region of Chlamydia buteonis:
- a CDS encoding HAD family hydrolase codes for MNIHDYQVFFFDFDGLVIDTEPLYYRAFLTACRERGLDTSMDFSTYYLFSMLGREVFKQKFLELFPDTESFFPQCFYDRERIYKELIQTEVPPLLPGVEDFLQFLLAENKTIGVVTNSSHVVTQRFCEVIPILNQFQFWVTREDYDRPKPYPDSYQYAYQAFVQEGEKVVGFEDSVKGLRALSGIPATLIAVNAIMPLSRDSHKDFYNKDFYYFSSFKELMLHSGVQNQL; via the coding sequence ATGAATATCCATGATTATCAGGTGTTCTTTTTTGATTTTGATGGTTTGGTCATTGATACCGAACCTTTATACTACCGAGCATTTTTAACAGCGTGTAGAGAACGTGGACTAGATACCTCTATGGATTTCTCTACATATTATTTATTTTCAATGTTAGGAAGAGAAGTTTTCAAACAGAAGTTTTTGGAGCTTTTCCCTGATACCGAGTCTTTTTTTCCACAGTGTTTTTATGATCGCGAACGTATCTATAAGGAGTTAATACAAACTGAAGTTCCTCCCCTACTTCCTGGTGTGGAAGATTTTTTACAGTTCCTATTAGCTGAGAATAAAACTATCGGAGTAGTGACAAATTCTTCACATGTGGTGACGCAGCGTTTTTGTGAGGTTATACCAATTCTTAATCAGTTTCAATTTTGGGTAACACGAGAAGACTATGACCGGCCTAAGCCGTATCCTGACAGCTATCAATATGCCTATCAGGCTTTTGTTCAAGAAGGAGAAAAGGTTGTGGGTTTTGAAGATAGTGTGAAAGGCTTGCGAGCCCTTTCAGGTATTCCAGCAACGCTGATCGCTGTGAATGCTATTATGCCATTATCTCGAGACAGTCACAAAGATTTCTATAATAAGGATTTTTATTATTTTTCTTCTTTTAAAGAGTTGATGTTACACTCTGGAGTACAGAACCAATTATAG
- the truA gene encoding tRNA pseudouridine(38-40) synthase TruA, protein MTQIVILLAYQGTAYAGWQRQLNDLSVQEVIENSLTKVAGKRIIVTSSGRTDAGVHAFGQVAHFSQPDHPLFSQASGIKKMLNAILPKDIVIRDVVLGDDKFHSRFSAIAKEYRYLLTRSPKPLPWERYFSYYPRHNLKTDLMQEGAKYLLGTQDFASFANHGRDYTSTIRTLFNLDIVDNGETVTIICKGSGFLYKMVRNIVGSLLDISRGKYPPEYIQEILIQKNRRKGPPAAPSHALSLYHVCYPKPYNWFCTPECNINSLKEEK, encoded by the coding sequence ATGACACAAATCGTTATACTCTTAGCCTACCAGGGAACTGCCTATGCTGGGTGGCAAAGACAACTTAATGATCTCTCCGTACAAGAAGTTATAGAGAATTCCTTAACAAAGGTGGCAGGGAAGCGTATTATTGTGACTTCTTCTGGTCGTACCGACGCAGGAGTCCATGCCTTTGGTCAAGTTGCTCATTTTTCACAACCTGACCACCCACTATTTTCACAAGCTTCAGGCATTAAAAAAATGCTTAATGCTATTTTGCCCAAAGATATAGTTATTCGCGACGTTGTTCTTGGAGACGATAAATTCCACTCGCGATTTTCAGCTATCGCTAAAGAATACCGCTATTTACTAACAAGATCTCCAAAGCCCCTCCCCTGGGAACGTTATTTTTCCTATTATCCACGACATAATCTAAAAACAGATCTTATGCAAGAGGGGGCTAAGTACCTACTAGGGACTCAGGATTTCGCGTCTTTTGCAAATCACGGACGTGACTATACCTCAACTATAAGAACGTTATTCAACTTAGATATTGTAGATAATGGAGAGACAGTAACCATCATCTGTAAAGGCAGCGGATTTTTGTATAAAATGGTAAGAAATATTGTTGGATCTCTATTAGATATTAGCAGGGGAAAATATCCTCCTGAATACATTCAAGAGATATTAATACAGAAAAATCGTAGAAAAGGGCCGCCAGCAGCTCCTAGCCACGCCCTATCTTTATACCACGTATGTTACCCTAAACCCTATAATTGGTTCTGTACTCCAGAGTGTAACATCAACTCTTTAAAAGAAGAAAAATAA
- the ispD gene encoding 2-C-methyl-D-erythritol 4-phosphate cytidylyltransferase, which produces MDPKCSLILLSGGKGERFGANQPKQYLPFQGEPLILHALKMALRIPEISEIIVVCDVNYESIFEGYPVKFARSGTRRQDSVFSGLQQVSHPWVLVHDGVRPFIYPDEVTELITTAHQTGAATLVSSVPYTIKQRNPVKTLDRDALSIVHTPQCIKTQILLEGLELANKERITLVDDTQAVELLNLPVALVFNKHPQIKVTYPEDLTLAHALL; this is translated from the coding sequence ATGGATCCTAAATGTTCTTTGATTTTACTTAGTGGGGGTAAGGGAGAACGGTTTGGAGCAAATCAACCCAAGCAATACCTGCCTTTTCAAGGGGAACCTCTCATCCTCCATGCATTAAAAATGGCATTGCGTATCCCCGAAATCTCAGAAATTATTGTTGTTTGCGATGTAAACTACGAAAGTATTTTTGAAGGTTATCCCGTAAAATTCGCCAGATCAGGGACACGTCGTCAAGATTCTGTATTTTCCGGACTACAACAAGTCTCGCATCCTTGGGTTTTAGTTCATGACGGTGTACGACCTTTTATCTATCCCGATGAAGTTACAGAACTTATCACAACAGCACATCAAACGGGAGCCGCAACGTTAGTCTCTAGCGTTCCATATACCATCAAACAACGTAATCCTGTAAAAACTTTAGACCGAGATGCGTTATCCATTGTCCATACACCTCAATGCATCAAGACACAAATACTCTTAGAAGGCCTTGAACTGGCTAATAAAGAGAGAATTACTCTAGTTGATGATACACAAGCTGTGGAACTTCTTAACTTGCCTGTTGCTTTAGTATTCAATAAACATCCACAGATAAAAGTTACTTATCCAGAAGACCTAACCTTAGCTCATGCTTTGTTATGA
- the lpxG gene encoding UDP-2,3-diacylglucosamine diphosphatase LpxG, translating into MVLASLSLAVGVPLAAFSWANFIEPNCLQTSWLTWKLPKKYSHLHGLRIAQISDLHFHKFVPKKFLKKVSLKLANFSPDILLFSGDFLCRAQIEDRPRLEAFLNTLHAPLGTFAVLGNHDYQSYISRNSQGKIDMISMKNSQPLKRAFVSISQGLFGSRSYEYAPSLEQQEPNTELLHLLKNTPIRLLHNESLQIPDMLNIVGLGDLFAKQFEPEKAFFNYNPTLPGIILSHNPDTVYQLLDYPGDIIFSGHTHGPQISIPWPKFANKIINKTSGLENPDLARGHFFFSEEKKQLYVNRGLGGFKRLRFCSPPEICCVRCIYGS; encoded by the coding sequence GTGGTCTTAGCTTCTTTATCCTTAGCTGTTGGGGTTCCTCTAGCTGCCTTTTCATGGGCAAATTTTATAGAGCCGAATTGTCTACAAACATCCTGGTTAACTTGGAAGCTGCCTAAAAAGTACTCTCATCTTCATGGATTGCGCATAGCTCAAATTTCTGATTTACACTTTCATAAATTCGTTCCAAAAAAATTTCTTAAAAAGGTTTCTTTAAAACTGGCCAATTTTTCTCCTGACATTCTCTTGTTTTCTGGAGATTTTCTTTGCCGAGCACAAATCGAAGACCGCCCGCGACTAGAAGCTTTTTTAAATACTTTACATGCCCCTTTAGGGACATTTGCTGTGCTTGGAAATCACGACTACCAATCATACATCTCCCGCAATAGCCAAGGGAAAATAGATATGATTTCGATGAAAAATAGCCAACCGTTAAAAAGAGCTTTCGTTTCAATAAGCCAAGGGCTTTTTGGTTCTAGAAGCTATGAATACGCCCCGAGTCTTGAACAGCAAGAACCTAATACAGAACTTTTACATTTACTAAAAAATACTCCTATTCGCCTACTACATAATGAAAGTCTCCAAATTCCCGATATGTTAAACATAGTGGGATTAGGAGATCTGTTTGCTAAACAATTTGAACCAGAAAAAGCGTTTTTCAACTATAATCCAACCTTGCCTGGCATTATTCTCTCTCATAATCCTGATACTGTGTACCAACTATTAGATTATCCTGGTGATATTATATTCTCTGGCCATACTCATGGACCACAAATTTCTATCCCGTGGCCGAAGTTCGCTAATAAGATTATAAATAAAACTTCTGGATTAGAAAATCCTGATCTAGCTCGGGGCCACTTCTTCTTTTCAGAAGAAAAAAAACAACTATATGTAAATCGTGGTCTTGGAGGGTTTAAAAGGTTACGCTTTTGCTCTCCTCCTGAAATTTGTTGTGTACGGTGTATATATGGATCCTAA
- a CDS encoding SWIB/MDM2 domain-containing protein has protein sequence MSQKNKNSAFMNPVNITSDLAAIVGKGPMPRTEIVKKVWDYIKQRNLQDPKNKRNILPDEALAKVFGSKNPIDMFQMTKALSSHIIK, from the coding sequence ATGAGTCAAAAAAACAAAAACTCTGCTTTTATGAACCCTGTCAATATCACCTCCGATTTAGCAGCTATCGTTGGCAAGGGCCCCATGCCCCGCACTGAAATTGTAAAAAAAGTATGGGACTATATCAAACAACGTAATCTACAAGACCCCAAGAATAAAAGAAATATTCTTCCCGACGAAGCCCTAGCTAAAGTCTTCGGTTCTAAAAACCCTATCGATATGTTCCAAATGACAAAAGCTCTCTCCTCTCATATCATAAAATAA
- the prfB gene encoding peptide chain release factor 2 (programmed frameshift), translating to MYESLDKRLEGLLTGLALAGRSLDLEGKRQELSILEEQTLKEDFWQDVTSAGKVSERIASLKRQITHYEEFKVRVDNLAFFLNDDDVSSDPELREDLEKEFAICENILSEWETQRLLSGEVDKNPCFLTINAGAGGTESCDWVEMLFRMYCRWAAQHQWKVEVIDRQEGDVAGSKHVTVKFSGDYAYGYTKAERGVHRLVRISPFDSNAKRHTSFASVDVYPEIDDEIEIDIRPNDLRIDTFRSSGAGGQHVNVTDSAVRITHIPTGIIVSCQRERSQIQNRESCMKMLRARIYQQILQERLEKQLLDRKNKKEIAWGSQIRNYVFQPYTLVKDVRTGHETGNVQAMMDGELLDDFIKAYLAEYGEIS from the exons ATGTATGAAAGTTTAGATAAACGGTTAGAAGGCCTGTTGACCGGGTTGGCATTAGCCGGGAGGTCTCTT GACCTTGAAGGTAAGAGACAAGAGCTTTCCATTTTAGAAGAACAGACCTTAAAAGAAGACTTTTGGCAAGACGTCACGAGTGCTGGGAAAGTCTCGGAACGCATCGCGTCGTTGAAACGACAGATTACCCATTATGAAGAGTTCAAAGTCAGAGTTGATAATTTAGCGTTTTTCTTAAATGATGACGATGTTTCTTCGGATCCTGAACTTCGAGAAGATTTAGAAAAAGAATTCGCTATTTGTGAGAACATCCTTTCAGAGTGGGAAACTCAGCGTTTGCTTTCTGGAGAAGTCGATAAGAATCCTTGTTTCTTAACAATTAATGCTGGTGCTGGTGGTACAGAATCCTGTGATTGGGTAGAAATGCTTTTTAGGATGTATTGTCGTTGGGCTGCACAACATCAGTGGAAAGTAGAAGTTATAGATCGTCAAGAAGGTGATGTCGCCGGGAGTAAGCACGTTACTGTAAAGTTTTCCGGAGACTATGCTTACGGCTATACTAAGGCTGAGCGAGGTGTTCATAGACTTGTGCGTATTTCTCCTTTTGATAGTAATGCTAAACGTCACACAAGTTTCGCTTCGGTAGATGTGTATCCTGAGATTGATGATGAGATAGAGATAGACATCCGTCCGAATGATTTGCGCATAGACACCTTCCGATCTTCAGGGGCTGGGGGACAACATGTTAACGTTACGGATTCTGCGGTAAGAATTACTCATATACCGACAGGAATCATTGTTTCTTGTCAGCGTGAACGTAGTCAAATTCAGAACCGCGAGAGTTGTATGAAGATGCTACGGGCGAGAATATATCAACAAATTCTTCAAGAACGCTTAGAAAAGCAGCTTCTTGATAGAAAAAATAAAAAAGAAATTGCTTGGGGTTCGCAAATTCGTAATTATGTCTTTCAGCCTTATACTCTGGTCAAGGATGTACGCACAGGACATGAGACTGGTAATGTTCAGGCTATGATGGACGGAGAATTGCTAGACGATTTCATCAAAGCGTATTTAGCAGAGTATGGAGAAATCTCATGA
- a CDS encoding GNAT family N-acetyltransferase: MTENKDTGVPGLDIRYTLPSDAVYMRQWLNDPKILRGFPLKTEEEIHDSVNFWVGFYRYHSSLTAVYEGKVAGVATLILNPYIKVSHHALVSIIVGEPYRNKGVGTALLNNLCHLAKTRFHLEILYLEVYEENPAIALYKRFGFIEVGRQKHFYKDEIGYLAKIIMEKQL, from the coding sequence ATGACAGAGAACAAAGACACAGGAGTCCCTGGATTAGATATACGTTATACACTTCCTAGTGATGCTGTGTACATGCGACAATGGTTAAATGATCCTAAGATACTTCGAGGGTTCCCCTTAAAGACGGAAGAAGAAATTCATGATAGCGTAAACTTTTGGGTAGGTTTTTATCGTTATCATAGCAGCTTGACTGCTGTGTATGAGGGCAAAGTTGCTGGAGTAGCTACTCTTATTTTAAACCCTTATATTAAAGTATCTCATCATGCATTGGTTTCTATTATTGTTGGTGAACCTTATCGGAATAAAGGTGTAGGAACTGCGTTATTGAATAATCTTTGTCACTTAGCAAAGACACGTTTTCACTTAGAGATCCTTTACTTAGAGGTGTATGAAGAAAACCCGGCTATAGCATTGTACAAACGTTTTGGTTTTATTGAGGTGGGAAGACAAAAGCATTTTTATAAAGATGAGATAGGGTATCTTGCAAAAATTATCATGGAAAAACAACTTTAG
- a CDS encoding M48 family metallopeptidase has translation MSFQKIRKLLKNFFRARLISKSCSMNPSKIVRPQLIRSSIPVDYTPGKVYNLEKIYQDLNLRLFEGFLNLKIGWFGRERSGSALRAVLGSYHEEEKLIRIHRSLDSDDIPLFFMEYIIYHEMVHSVVPLEYSPSGRTIFHGKKFKECEKRFPLYESAIAWEKANIYVLLQGYKSRIGKKDGRT, from the coding sequence ATGTCGTTTCAGAAAATTCGTAAACTTCTTAAAAATTTTTTTCGAGCACGTCTTATCTCTAAATCTTGTTCCATGAATCCGTCAAAAATAGTCCGTCCTCAGCTTATAAGATCTTCTATTCCTGTCGATTACACTCCAGGGAAAGTGTATAATTTAGAGAAAATATACCAAGATTTAAATTTGAGATTATTTGAAGGTTTTTTGAATTTAAAAATCGGGTGGTTTGGTCGTGAACGGTCAGGTAGTGCGCTTAGGGCGGTTTTAGGATCTTATCATGAGGAAGAAAAACTGATACGCATACACCGTTCTTTAGATAGTGATGATATTCCGTTATTTTTTATGGAATATATTATTTACCATGAAATGGTCCATAGCGTAGTTCCTCTTGAGTATTCTCCTTCTGGAAGAACGATTTTTCATGGGAAGAAATTTAAAGAATGCGAGAAGCGTTTTCCGTTATATGAAAGTGCCATAGCGTGGGAAAAAGCAAATATTTACGTATTGTTGCAAGGATATAAATCAAGAATAGGTAAGAAAGATGGCAGGACATAG
- a CDS encoding YebC/PmpR family DNA-binding transcriptional regulator, protein MAGHSKWANTKYRKERADHKRGKIFSRTIKELMAAVKMGGPDPKTNARLRMVIQKAKDQNIPNENIERNLKKATSADQKNFENVTYELYGHGGVGIIVEAMTDNKNRTASDMRIAVNKRGGSLVEPGSVLYNFVRKGACYVPKSSIDEAVLLSYVIDVGAEDLDNDDDEHSLVLCDPVELASVKEKLIALGVSCSEEKLIYVPLRLVDCDEQDGEANLALIEWLEKIDDVDEVYHNMA, encoded by the coding sequence ATGGCAGGACATAGTAAGTGGGCAAATACAAAATATCGTAAAGAACGAGCTGATCATAAGAGGGGAAAAATCTTTTCCCGAACGATAAAAGAGTTAATGGCAGCTGTGAAAATGGGTGGTCCTGATCCTAAAACAAACGCGCGTTTACGTATGGTCATACAAAAAGCGAAAGATCAAAATATCCCCAATGAAAATATTGAAAGAAACCTGAAGAAAGCAACTTCTGCAGATCAGAAGAATTTTGAAAATGTGACTTATGAGCTTTATGGTCATGGAGGTGTGGGGATTATCGTGGAAGCTATGACGGATAATAAAAATCGCACTGCCTCTGATATGCGTATAGCTGTGAATAAGCGAGGAGGATCTCTGGTTGAACCAGGCAGTGTTCTTTATAACTTTGTTCGTAAGGGAGCATGTTACGTTCCTAAGAGTTCAATAGATGAGGCTGTATTACTATCTTATGTAATTGATGTAGGAGCTGAAGATCTTGATAATGATGATGATGAGCATTCCCTTGTACTCTGTGACCCTGTAGAATTAGCCTCTGTAAAAGAGAAGTTAATTGCATTAGGTGTGTCATGCTCTGAGGAAAAGCTGATTTATGTTCCTTTACGTCTCGTAGATTGCGATGAACAAGACGGTGAAGCAAATCTTGCTTTGATTGAATGGTTAGAGAAGATTGATGATGTTGATGAGGTATACCATAACATGGCCTAA
- the tarP gene encoding type III secretion system actin-recruiting effector Tarp produces MSSPINNQSITNVATTTTTTPVVTTSTTFGGHVVSTTGTEAAETTSQTVNTAAEQAVSQAESDSGAVVFTTERSISTTSPSTGSVGTTATAANVLGSQILGLGRSRSDSTSSSDSDALSDISSTPSSQNSGDISSTEDLASASGDLDLGDLAGLRGTEAADGAERPDGPGGLPSMELPKYDPTDKASIIRFLSTPSVQAKLQTKANHIVYMDESRGSFIFVRNGDWSTAESIAVTNGKTKEPITDVKDLEMCIAKFCVGYETMQADWTNNIQPRIAGQTGETGNYNHLLMSMKFKTTVLYGPWNAKESSGNYTPSVWRRGTKCDSGAIWGDVGGLKGINWNNVQRPNEGTLFSRETPSPTQQQPQPIPYAQPVINVNLGGISTSVNVTGGTTTTTVNSTTTQPTDTSGNGINNDQNVDDANLDDVETESTGTQEEPSIHFFDEGSGVDNLEPAPPVPPGPPGPPPPTQGGVNITGMPKESLQQVLQNVRQHLDTVYDQNGAHHQGNQDLGTVVRTSENGTYKPTVLLNNNQGGGGGVVQRRESNDNEGGELGNILGRVREHLDVVYPEGSKGEAIVVNQNLGGVIRDIEAGKTPKPTQPEGIFFAKRVNVDENGKIVGNNSRTETGSRTNNLMGATSGDGPGGLEHLLPQLRAHLDESFDPQGNLITPQKTNVGNLIKAFQERTGSGGIVAPVPAQATVITSRPVQQQSATISVLSEAQTAETAAPREAPDLHGAARDVASSLSNLLETATPSAGRQVSTPAPQQQVASSTPVTGSRQTAALTRREAPSGILEAAGNVTQALGNVAKKLQMFEQGSRLLQKALDSADTESTQGKQLADAARNLTTQLSKTLSKATGSPPPPPQRRS; encoded by the coding sequence ATGTCGAGTCCAATTAATAATCAGTCTATAACGAATGTCGCAACTACTACGACCACAACTCCTGTAGTAACGACTTCAACAACCTTCGGGGGACATGTTGTCTCTACTACAGGGACTGAAGCTGCGGAAACAACATCGCAGACTGTTAACACAGCAGCAGAGCAAGCCGTATCTCAAGCAGAGTCCGACTCAGGAGCGGTAGTTTTTACAACTGAAAGAAGTATATCAACAACATCCCCATCTACAGGAAGCGTTGGGACAACTGCTACAGCAGCAAATGTATTAGGGTCTCAGATTCTTGGACTTGGAAGATCTAGAAGCGACAGTACATCCAGTAGTGATAGTGACGCCTTATCTGATATTTCAAGCACACCCTCATCGCAAAACTCAGGAGACATTAGTAGTACAGAAGATCTCGCAAGCGCTTCAGGAGATTTGGACTTAGGAGACTTAGCAGGGCTTCGAGGGACAGAAGCTGCCGACGGTGCGGAAAGACCTGATGGTCCTGGTGGTCTGCCGAGCATGGAGCTACCTAAATATGATCCTACTGACAAAGCCTCTATTATCAGGTTCCTATCCACCCCTTCTGTACAGGCGAAATTACAGACAAAAGCTAATCACATCGTCTACATGGACGAGTCTCGCGGAAGTTTTATTTTCGTAAGAAACGGTGATTGGAGTACTGCAGAATCCATAGCTGTAACTAATGGAAAAACAAAGGAGCCGATTACAGACGTTAAAGATCTAGAAATGTGTATCGCAAAGTTTTGCGTAGGCTACGAAACTATGCAAGCAGATTGGACAAACAACATCCAACCACGCATAGCAGGACAAACCGGAGAAACCGGTAATTATAATCACCTGCTTATGAGCATGAAATTTAAAACCACTGTTCTCTACGGCCCATGGAATGCCAAAGAATCGAGTGGCAATTATACACCTTCTGTATGGCGTCGAGGAACTAAATGTGATTCTGGAGCCATCTGGGGTGATGTTGGTGGTCTGAAAGGAATTAACTGGAATAACGTACAAAGACCAAACGAGGGCACTTTATTCTCTCGAGAAACTCCCTCCCCCACTCAACAGCAACCACAACCTATTCCTTATGCTCAACCTGTTATCAACGTTAACTTGGGAGGCATCAGTACTAGTGTAAACGTAACTGGTGGAACAACAACGACTACCGTCAACTCAACAACTACGCAACCTACAGACACCTCTGGAAATGGTATTAATAATGACCAAAATGTAGACGATGCAAACCTTGACGATGTAGAAACAGAAAGTACCGGCACTCAAGAAGAGCCTAGTATTCACTTCTTTGATGAAGGCAGTGGCGTTGATAACTTGGAACCAGCTCCTCCTGTACCTCCTGGACCTCCTGGACCACCACCACCAACTCAAGGGGGTGTTAATATTACAGGAATGCCAAAAGAAAGCTTGCAGCAAGTTCTGCAAAATGTTCGTCAACATTTAGATACAGTCTATGATCAAAATGGCGCACATCACCAAGGGAACCAAGATTTGGGTACTGTTGTCAGAACATCGGAAAATGGTACCTACAAACCTACAGTATTGTTAAATAATAACCAAGGTGGTGGGGGCGGAGTAGTCCAAAGACGAGAATCTAATGATAATGAAGGTGGCGAATTAGGAAATATCTTGGGTCGTGTCCGTGAGCACTTGGATGTTGTTTATCCCGAGGGCAGTAAAGGAGAGGCAATTGTTGTAAATCAAAATCTAGGGGGGGTAATTCGAGACATTGAAGCAGGCAAAACTCCAAAGCCTACTCAACCTGAAGGAATATTCTTTGCAAAACGAGTGAATGTAGACGAAAATGGAAAGATCGTTGGTAATAACTCCAGAACAGAGACTGGATCACGCACAAATAATTTAATGGGAGCTACATCTGGAGATGGCCCCGGAGGCTTAGAACATTTATTACCTCAGCTACGAGCCCATCTGGATGAATCGTTTGATCCCCAAGGGAACCTAATTACCCCTCAAAAAACAAACGTAGGGAACCTTATTAAAGCCTTCCAAGAGCGGACAGGATCCGGTGGTATTGTTGCACCAGTGCCTGCCCAAGCTACGGTAATTACAAGCAGACCTGTCCAACAACAATCTGCAACAATTTCCGTACTTTCGGAAGCGCAAACAGCCGAGACAGCCGCTCCTCGAGAAGCTCCCGATCTCCATGGTGCTGCTCGAGATGTAGCAAGTAGTTTATCTAACTTATTAGAAACTGCGACTCCCTCGGCGGGCAGGCAAGTATCCACCCCAGCTCCACAACAACAGGTAGCCTCGTCGACTCCTGTAACAGGATCTAGACAAACAGCAGCTTTGACAAGAAGAGAAGCTCCTTCAGGCATTCTCGAAGCAGCTGGGAACGTCACACAAGCGTTAGGTAATGTTGCTAAAAAACTTCAGATGTTCGAACAGGGATCACGACTACTACAAAAAGCTCTTGACAGCGCCGATACTGAATCTACGCAAGGGAAACAGCTAGCTGATGCGGCAAGAAACCTGACCACACAGTTATCCAAAACGTTATCTAAAGCTACGGGATCTCCTCCCCCACCACCTCAACGACGCTCGTAG
- the murA gene encoding UDP-N-acetylglucosamine 1-carboxyvinyltransferase, translating to MTAAEVFGGCVLEGSVRVSGAKNSTTKLLVASLLSDRKCVLRNVPDIGDVRLTVELCRSLGSIVHWDKQAEVIEIHTPEIHMSEVSAQFSRVNRIPILLLGALLARCPEGVMVPCVGGDAIGERTLNFHFDGLERLGAKVVYDGRGYQAAAPKGLIGAYITLPYPSVGATENLILASVRAQGRTIIKNAALEVEILDLILFLQKAGVEITTDNDRTIEIFGCDDFYDVDHWVIPDKIEVASFGMAAVLTGGRIFVENAEQYLMIPFLKALRSIGGGFSVTETGIEFFYNEPLKGGVVLETDVHPGFLTDWQQPFSVLLSQAEGSSVIHETVHENRLGYLHGLQQMGANCELFYQCLSSKACRYATGNFPHSAVIHGVTPLKASQLVIPDLRAGFAYIMAALIAEGGPSLIKNTQLLDRGYYNWVDKLNSLGAKIHLLSLDPVAF from the coding sequence ATGACAGCAGCTGAAGTTTTTGGTGGTTGTGTGTTAGAAGGTTCTGTGCGGGTATCTGGGGCAAAAAACTCTACAACCAAGTTACTTGTTGCGTCATTATTATCGGATCGCAAATGCGTTTTACGTAATGTCCCTGATATAGGAGATGTACGTTTAACTGTTGAATTGTGCCGTTCTTTAGGTTCTATAGTACATTGGGATAAACAAGCAGAAGTCATAGAAATTCATACGCCTGAGATTCATATGTCCGAAGTGTCCGCACAGTTTTCTCGGGTAAATCGTATTCCTATTTTATTATTAGGAGCTCTACTAGCTCGTTGTCCGGAAGGTGTTATGGTCCCCTGTGTTGGGGGAGATGCTATAGGGGAAAGGACTCTAAATTTTCATTTTGACGGTTTAGAACGGCTAGGAGCAAAGGTTGTCTATGATGGTCGTGGATATCAAGCTGCTGCCCCTAAAGGTCTTATCGGGGCTTATATTACTCTTCCTTACCCTTCCGTAGGAGCTACTGAGAATTTGATATTAGCTTCTGTCCGTGCTCAAGGCAGAACGATCATCAAGAACGCTGCTTTAGAAGTAGAAATCTTGGATCTTATTTTGTTTTTACAAAAAGCAGGAGTGGAGATTACTACAGATAATGATAGGACTATAGAAATTTTTGGTTGTGATGATTTTTATGATGTAGATCATTGGGTGATCCCCGATAAGATAGAAGTTGCTTCGTTTGGTATGGCTGCCGTGCTTACTGGGGGACGCATTTTTGTAGAAAATGCCGAGCAATATCTGATGATTCCTTTTCTTAAAGCCTTACGGTCTATAGGAGGAGGGTTTTCAGTGACAGAAACAGGAATCGAATTCTTTTATAACGAACCATTAAAAGGTGGTGTTGTATTAGAAACGGACGTACATCCTGGATTTCTTACAGATTGGCAACAACCTTTTTCAGTTCTTCTCTCTCAGGCAGAAGGATCTTCTGTGATTCATGAAACTGTGCATGAGAATCGGCTAGGGTATTTACACGGTTTACAGCAAATGGGGGCTAATTGCGAGCTGTTCTACCAGTGTTTAAGCTCAAAGGCTTGTCGTTATGCAACTGGCAATTTCCCCCATAGTGCTGTCATTCACGGAGTGACACCGCTGAAAGCTTCTCAACTTGTTATTCCCGATTTGCGTGCGGGATTTGCCTATATTATGGCAGCCCTCATTGCAGAGGGTGGCCCATCTTTAATAAAAAACACCCAGTTGTTAGATCGGGGATATTACAATTGGGTGGACAAACTTAATTCTTTGGGAGCAAAGATTCACTTGTTGTCCTTGGATCCAGTAGCTTTCTAA